A genome region from Scyliorhinus torazame isolate Kashiwa2021f chromosome 13, sScyTor2.1, whole genome shotgun sequence includes the following:
- the dusp7 gene encoding dual specificity protein phosphatase 7 → MKNQLFSTTSAMAMNKSVDWLQEQLESGEASLLLLDCRSHELYESSHIESAINVVIPGLMLRRLKKGNLPIKSLIPNNEDKEKFVKRCRTDAVILYDECTIDWHENGASSVLGLLLQKLRDDGCKAYYLEGGFNKFQTEYIEHCETNLDCSCPSSSPPLSVLGLGGLRISSDCSDGESDADREPNSATESEGSPLPNNQPAFPVQILPYLYLGCAKDSTNLDVLGKYGIKYILNVTPNLPNMFENDGQFKYKQIPISDHWSQNLSQFFPEAISFIDEARSKKCGILVHCLAGISRSVTVTVAYLMQKLNLSLNDAYDFVKRKKSNISPNFNFMGQLLDFERTLGLTSPCDNRAPKEQLYFTTPTNHNVFQLESLEST, encoded by the exons ATGAAAAATCAGCTTTTCTCTACTACCTCGGCCATGGCGATGAATAAGAGTGTCGACTGGCTCCAAGAGCAACTGGAATCCGGGGAGGCGAGCCTGCTGCTGCTTGACTGCCGCTCTCACGAGCTGTACGAGTCCTCGCACATTGAGTCGGCCATCAATGTGGTCATCCCGGGGCTGATGCTCAGGAGGCTCAAGAAGGGCAACCTGCCCATCAAGTCGCTCATCCCCAACAACGAGGACAAGGAGAAATTCGTCAAACGGTGCAGGACCGACGCCGTCATTCTGTACGACGAGTGCACGATCGACTGGCACGAAAACGGGGCGAGCTCTGTCCTGGGCTTGTTGCTCCAGAAATTGAGAGACGATGGCTGCAAGGCGTATTACCTGGAGG ggGGCTTCAATAAGTTTCAGACTGAATACATAGAGCACTGCGAGACCAACCTGGATTGCTCCTGCCCCAGCAGTTCGCCCCCCCTGTCGGTGTTGGGCCTGGGCGGACTTCGAATAAGTTCCGATTGCTCCGACGGAGAGTCCGACGCGGATCGAGAGCCCAACAGCGCGACCGAGTCCGAGGGAAGCCCCCTGCCGAATAACCAGCCAGCCTTCCCCGTCCAGATTCTGCCCTACTTGTACCTCGGGTGTGCCAAAGATTCGACCAACCTGGATGTCCTGGGAAAGTATGGCATCAAATATATCCTGAATGTAACCCCCAACCTTCCCAATATGTTCGAAAATGACGGGCAGTTCAAGTACAAACAGATTCCAATCTCAGACCATTGGAGTCAGAATCTCTCTCAGTTCTTCCCAGAAGCTATTTCTTTCATAG ATGAAGCCAGATCCAAGAAGTGTGGCATCCTCGTTCACTGTTTAGCTGGGATTAGCAGGTCAGTCACTGTGACTGTTGCATATCTCATGCAGAAACTAAACCTATCCCTGAATGATGCTTATGATTTTGTGAAAAGGAAAAAGTCGAATATCTCTCCGAACTTCAACTTCATGGGGCAGCTTTTAGACTTTGAAAGGACTCTAGGACTTACCAGTCCTTGTGACAACAGGGCACCAAAAGAGCAGCTGTATTTCACCACTCCTACCAACCACAATGTTTTCCAGCTGGAATCCCTTGAGTCAACATGA